The proteins below are encoded in one region of Paenacidovorax monticola:
- a CDS encoding sulfate ABC transporter substrate-binding protein — translation MKNRRHFIKFPLAAAALAGMALTALPAFAQPLTLLNVSYDPTRELYVEYNQAFAKHWKAKTGQDVAIKQSHGGSGKQARSIIDGIDADVATLALGGDVDALAAHGGLLKPDWQKRLPHNSAPYISTIVFLVKKGNPKGLKDWDDLIKPGVQVITPNPKTSGGARWNYLAAWEYAKRKTGGDAGARDFIGKLFKNVPVLDTGARGSTITFVQRGVGDVLLAWENEAFLALKEFGPDKFEIVVPSLSILAEPSVAVVDKVVDKKGTRAVAEEYLKYLYSDEGQDIAGRNFYRPTGEKAKAKYDKQFPKLTLVTIDQAFGGWAKADKDHFADGASFDQIYTKK, via the coding sequence GGCGTTCGCCCAGCCGCTGACGCTGCTCAATGTCTCCTACGACCCGACCCGCGAGCTGTACGTGGAATACAACCAGGCCTTCGCCAAGCACTGGAAGGCCAAGACGGGCCAGGATGTGGCGATCAAGCAGTCGCACGGCGGCTCGGGCAAGCAGGCGCGCTCGATCATCGACGGCATCGACGCCGACGTGGCCACGCTGGCCCTGGGCGGTGACGTGGACGCGCTCGCGGCCCATGGCGGCCTGCTCAAGCCTGACTGGCAGAAGCGCCTGCCGCACAACTCGGCGCCCTACATCTCCACCATCGTCTTCCTCGTGAAGAAGGGCAATCCCAAGGGCCTGAAGGACTGGGACGACCTCATCAAGCCCGGTGTGCAGGTCATCACGCCCAACCCCAAGACCAGCGGCGGTGCACGCTGGAACTACCTGGCCGCCTGGGAGTACGCCAAGCGCAAGACCGGCGGCGACGCGGGCGCGCGGGACTTCATCGGCAAGCTGTTCAAGAACGTGCCCGTGCTTGATACCGGTGCGCGCGGCTCCACCATCACCTTCGTGCAGCGCGGTGTGGGCGATGTGCTGCTGGCCTGGGAGAACGAGGCTTTCCTCGCGCTCAAGGAGTTCGGCCCCGATAAGTTCGAGATCGTCGTGCCCTCGCTCTCCATCCTGGCCGAGCCCAGCGTGGCCGTGGTGGACAAGGTGGTCGACAAGAAGGGCACGCGCGCCGTGGCCGAGGAATACCTGAAGTACCTGTACTCCGACGAGGGCCAGGACATCGCCGGCAGGAACTTCTACCGCCCCACGGGCGAGAAGGCCAAGGCCAAGTACGACAAGCAGTTCCCCAAGCTCACGCTCGTGACCATCGACCAGGCGTTCGGCGGTTGGGCCAAGGCCGACAAGGACCACTTTGCCGACGGCGCGAGCTTCGACCAGATCTACACCAAGAAGTAA